A single genomic interval of Tsukamurella paurometabola harbors:
- a CDS encoding helicase HerA-like domain-containing protein, with protein sequence MTDNANSPAQTIAAGYEFSGPALELGTVLVDGTVDPSAKVRIPLAMMNRHGLVAGATGTGKTKTLQLIVEQLSANGVPVVLADIKGDLAGLSKPGEANDRTASRATDTGDDWKPASVPTEFVSLGTNGVGVPIRATISSFGPILLSKVLGLNATQESTLGLIFHWADQNQLELLDLKDLRSVIAYLTSAEGKADLEGIGGVSKQTAGVILRALVNLEAEGGDTFFGEPEIDMGDLLRTAGGQGVVTLFELGDQAARPTLFSTFLMWVLADLFQYLPEAGDLDKPKLVFIFDEAHLLFADASKAFKDQVEQTVKLIRSKGVGVFFCSQLPTDIPNPVLSQLGARIQHALRAFTPEDQAALSKTVKTYPTSPAYKLDEALTSLGIGEAIVTVLSDKGAPTPVAWTRLRAPRSLMSAIGDDAVRSAAQASPLWGKYAQTIDNLSAFEKLSANAQQAQQENAPAEQAPPPPPAPKKEEEESSWVSDVMSNPAVKSFLRSAASSAGRELSRSIFGTKRRR encoded by the coding sequence GTGACTGACAACGCGAACTCCCCGGCGCAGACGATCGCCGCCGGCTACGAATTCTCGGGGCCCGCCCTGGAGCTCGGGACCGTCCTCGTGGACGGCACCGTCGACCCGTCGGCCAAGGTGCGGATCCCGCTGGCCATGATGAACCGGCACGGCCTCGTCGCCGGCGCGACGGGTACCGGCAAGACGAAGACGCTGCAGCTCATCGTCGAGCAGCTGTCGGCCAACGGCGTGCCCGTGGTGCTCGCCGACATCAAGGGCGACCTGGCCGGCCTGTCCAAGCCGGGGGAGGCGAACGACAGGACCGCCTCGCGCGCCACCGACACGGGCGACGACTGGAAGCCCGCGTCGGTCCCGACCGAGTTCGTCTCGCTCGGTACGAACGGTGTCGGCGTGCCGATTCGCGCCACCATCTCCTCGTTCGGTCCGATCCTGCTGTCGAAGGTGCTCGGACTCAACGCGACTCAGGAGTCGACGCTCGGCCTGATCTTCCACTGGGCCGATCAGAACCAACTCGAGCTGCTCGATCTCAAGGACCTGCGCTCGGTCATCGCGTACCTGACCTCCGCGGAGGGGAAGGCCGATCTCGAGGGCATCGGCGGCGTCAGCAAGCAGACCGCCGGCGTGATCCTGCGCGCCCTCGTCAACCTCGAGGCCGAAGGCGGCGACACGTTCTTCGGTGAGCCCGAGATCGACATGGGCGACCTGCTGCGCACCGCGGGCGGCCAGGGCGTCGTCACCCTGTTCGAGCTCGGCGATCAGGCCGCGCGGCCGACGCTGTTCTCCACCTTCCTCATGTGGGTCCTGGCCGACCTGTTCCAGTACCTGCCCGAGGCGGGCGACCTCGACAAGCCGAAGCTCGTCTTCATCTTCGACGAGGCGCACCTGCTGTTCGCCGACGCCAGCAAGGCCTTCAAGGACCAGGTCGAGCAGACCGTCAAGCTGATCCGTTCCAAGGGCGTGGGCGTCTTCTTCTGCTCCCAGCTGCCCACCGACATCCCGAACCCCGTGCTCAGCCAGCTCGGCGCGCGCATCCAGCACGCCCTGCGCGCCTTCACGCCGGAGGATCAGGCCGCGCTGAGCAAGACGGTCAAGACCTACCCGACGTCGCCCGCCTACAAGCTCGACGAGGCCCTCACCAGCCTCGGCATCGGCGAGGCGATCGTCACCGTGCTCTCGGACAAGGGCGCGCCGACGCCCGTCGCGTGGACCCGCCTGCGGGCCCCGCGTTCGCTGATGTCCGCGATCGGCGACGATGCCGTCCGCTCGGCCGCGCAGGCCTCGCCGCTGTGGGGCAAGTACGCGCAGACCATCGACAACCTCTCGGCCTTCGAGAAGCTGTCGGCCAACGCGCAGCAGGCGCAGCAGGAGAACGCGCCTGCCGAGCAGGCGCCCCCGCCACCGCCCGCGCCGAAGAAGGAAGAGGAGGAGTCCTCCTGGGTCTCGGACGTGATGAGCAACCCGGCCGTGAAGTCCTTCCTCCGGTCCGCGGCGTCCAGCGCCGGCCGGGAGCTGTCCCGCAGCATCTTCGGCACCAAGCGTCGCCGCTGA
- a CDS encoding PadR family transcriptional regulator, giving the protein MALEHALLVSLSERSGTGYQLTRRFDRSIGHWWRASHQQIYKTLARMTENGLVTYVEQAQDGKPDKKVYSITDTGRKSLSEWIRTPGKDATDRRELATKIRGAAPSDLPDLMVEVRRVRDLHAERAELFRTLEARDYPEPATLTGTALQQHLVLRGGVYSEQGTVDWLDEVLAALGP; this is encoded by the coding sequence GTGGCCCTCGAACACGCACTACTGGTCTCCCTGAGCGAGCGCTCGGGCACCGGGTACCAGCTCACCCGGCGCTTCGACCGATCGATCGGGCACTGGTGGCGGGCCTCGCACCAGCAGATCTACAAGACGCTGGCGCGAATGACGGAGAACGGGCTCGTCACCTACGTCGAACAGGCGCAGGACGGCAAGCCCGACAAGAAGGTCTACTCGATCACCGACACCGGCCGGAAGTCGCTGTCGGAGTGGATCCGCACCCCCGGCAAGGACGCCACCGACCGGCGCGAGTTGGCCACCAAGATCCGGGGAGCGGCACCGTCGGACCTGCCGGACCTGATGGTCGAGGTGCGTCGGGTGCGCGACCTCCACGCCGAGCGCGCCGAGTTGTTCCGCACTCTCGAGGCGCGCGACTACCCCGAGCCCGCCACGCTCACCGGCACGGCCCTGCAGCAGCACCTGGTGCTGCGCGGGGGCGTGTACTCCGAGCAGGGCACCGTCGACTGGCTCGACGAAGTGCTCGCAGCGCTCGGCCCCTGA
- a CDS encoding PPOX class F420-dependent oxidoreductase, whose translation MTADIPDAARELLDQALVVDLATVRPDGGPQVNPMWFLFEDGLIWFTHTDYRQKFRNLQHEPRVAISVLPDGNPYGYLEIRGELDRIEPDPTGSLYTRLAERYGQGSIVPPDAADRVKIAIRPTRFSGNALK comes from the coding sequence ATGACCGCAGACATCCCCGACGCCGCCCGCGAACTCCTCGATCAGGCCCTCGTCGTCGACCTCGCGACCGTACGCCCCGACGGCGGACCGCAGGTCAACCCGATGTGGTTCCTCTTCGAGGACGGGCTGATCTGGTTCACCCACACCGACTACCGGCAGAAGTTCCGGAATCTGCAGCACGAGCCGCGGGTGGCGATCTCGGTGCTGCCGGACGGGAACCCGTACGGTTACCTGGAGATCCGGGGCGAGCTCGACCGCATCGAGCCGGACCCCACCGGGTCGCTGTACACCCGTCTCGCCGAGCGCTACGGCCAGGGGTCGATCGTGCCGCCCGATGCGGCGGATCGCGTGAAGATCGCGATCCGCCCCACCCGGTTCAGCGGTAACGCCCTGAAGTAG
- a CDS encoding pyridoxamine 5'-phosphate oxidase family protein yields the protein MNPVGSVSELENAVGKPVSAMMLKTIDHLDEHCRTILAVSTAAVLGYVDRDGVQRTRLLGGAPGFAKVTAPTRLDLGFPDDAAAGGASLLMLVPGWRETLRINGTVGADGFTVREAYLHCGKAVIRAGLWNPAAPVAPAAAAAEDDAAAIGPAAAAFLGAAPFAVISSRDEDGRADSSPRGDPAGDLRLLGPTTVAIADRPGNRRTDTLHNIVAHPEVAVLALVPGDDRTLELTGTATISTDTDLREQLAERGKAPKAVVVVEVSRVRLARSEGIATAALWDTGRHVDRDALPRPSAVWTDHVKRNTTGGVGARVLRAVANERVMRAGVDLDYRQNLY from the coding sequence ATGAATCCCGTCGGATCGGTGTCGGAACTCGAGAACGCGGTCGGGAAGCCGGTCTCCGCGATGATGCTCAAGACGATCGACCACCTGGACGAACACTGTCGGACGATCCTCGCCGTCTCCACGGCGGCCGTCCTCGGTTACGTGGATCGCGACGGCGTCCAGCGCACGCGGCTCCTCGGTGGCGCGCCCGGCTTCGCGAAGGTGACCGCACCGACGCGCCTCGACCTGGGCTTCCCGGATGACGCCGCGGCCGGAGGGGCGTCCCTCCTCATGCTCGTCCCGGGGTGGCGCGAGACCCTGCGGATCAACGGCACGGTCGGCGCCGACGGCTTCACCGTGCGCGAGGCGTACCTCCACTGCGGGAAGGCGGTGATCCGCGCCGGGCTCTGGAACCCCGCTGCGCCGGTCGCGCCCGCCGCGGCCGCCGCGGAGGACGACGCCGCCGCCATCGGCCCGGCGGCCGCCGCGTTCCTCGGCGCCGCCCCGTTCGCGGTGATCAGCTCCCGCGACGAGGACGGCCGGGCCGACAGTAGCCCCCGCGGCGACCCCGCCGGCGACCTCCGCCTCCTCGGACCCACGACCGTCGCGATCGCCGACCGCCCGGGCAACAGGCGCACGGACACCCTGCACAACATCGTCGCTCACCCGGAGGTGGCGGTGCTCGCGCTCGTCCCCGGAGACGACCGGACGCTCGAGCTCACCGGCACGGCCACCATCAGCACCGACACGGATCTTCGGGAGCAACTCGCGGAACGGGGCAAGGCGCCGAAGGCGGTGGTCGTCGTCGAGGTCTCCCGCGTCCGGCTCGCCCGGAGCGAGGGGATCGCGACCGCCGCGCTGTGGGACACCGGACGGCACGTCGACCGGGACGCCCTGCCCCGGCCGTCGGCGGTGTGGACCGACCATGTCAAACGCAACACGACCGGGGGCGTCGGCGCGCGGGTGCTGCGCGCCGTGGCGAACGAACGGGTCATGCGGGCGGGCGTCGACCTCGACTACCGTCAGAACCTCTATTGA
- the orn gene encoding oligoribonuclease produces MDDKLVWVDCEMTGLDLTSDRLIEIAALVTDGDLNILGEGVDLVIHADDDALAAMPPVVQEMHARSGLTEEVRASTVTVREAEEAVLAYLREHIEAGAVPLAGNSIATDRRFIAKEMPELDDFLHYRMVDVSSIKELCRRWYPRIYFGQPDKGLAHRALADIRESIRELKYYRSTAFVPTPGPSTEEIAAAVEKLGPA; encoded by the coding sequence GTGGACGACAAACTCGTGTGGGTCGATTGTGAGATGACCGGCCTCGACCTGACCTCTGACCGACTCATCGAGATCGCCGCCCTGGTGACCGATGGTGATCTGAACATCCTCGGCGAGGGCGTGGACCTGGTGATCCACGCCGACGACGACGCACTCGCGGCCATGCCGCCCGTGGTGCAGGAGATGCACGCGCGCTCCGGCCTGACGGAAGAGGTCCGCGCGTCGACGGTGACGGTGCGCGAGGCCGAGGAGGCCGTGCTCGCCTACCTGCGCGAGCACATCGAGGCCGGCGCCGTGCCGCTGGCGGGCAACTCGATCGCCACCGACCGCCGGTTCATCGCCAAGGAGATGCCCGAGCTGGACGACTTCCTGCACTACCGGATGGTGGACGTCAGCTCCATCAAGGAACTGTGCCGCCGCTGGTACCCGCGGATCTACTTCGGCCAGCCCGACAAGGGCCTCGCGCACCGCGCCCTCGCCGACATCCGCGAGTCGATCCGCGAGCTCAAGTACTACCGCAGCACTGCCTTCGTGCCGACCCCCGGACCGTCGACCGAGGAGATCGCCGCAGCCGTCGAGAAGCTCGGCCCGGCCTGA
- a CDS encoding NADPH-dependent 2,4-dienoyl-CoA reductase — translation MSAKYPHLFEPLDLGHTTLKNRVVMGSMHTGLEDLPWDIGKLAAYFAARAKGGVGLIITGGYSPNITGWLLPAGAKMSSPLDAILHKKVTDAVHKEGGKIAMQLLHAGRYSYNPLSASASAIKAPINPFKPRAMSDFEVRKTIRDFGNAARTAQKAGYDGVEVMGGEGYLINQFLAARTNKRTDKWGGTAENRQRFPVEIVKEIRKRCGKNFIVVFRLSMADFVEEGQTRNEILALAHKLEAAGVDILNTDIGWHEARVPTIVTSVPRAAFAAFTADVTRAVNIPVCAANRINMPATAEELLERGDAQLVQIARPLLADPEWANKARDERAEEINTCIGCNQACLDHAFVHKKVSCLVNPRAGRETDLVLAPTRAAKRVAVVGAGPAGLSAAVSAAECGHKVELFEASDHIGGQFGYAAKIPGKEEFNETIRYFTTMLDRNQVTVHLNTEATVDDLAGKFDEVIIATGVVPRVPSFPGVDHPKVITYAEAISGAKEIGDTVAIMGAGGIGFDVAEFVTTDKSPTLHLDEWNAEWGVTRQGDVPGFVTKPAPAPSTRSKVYMLQRKSTPQGIGLGKTTGWVHRATVKMKKVEQLTGVNYEKVDDAGLHITFGDERKDARVLDVETVILCTGQESVRDLDEALAERGVKAHVIGGAALAAELDAKRAIRQGTEVAAAL, via the coding sequence ATGTCAGCGAAGTACCCCCACCTCTTCGAACCCCTCGACCTCGGCCACACGACGCTGAAGAACCGCGTCGTCATGGGCTCCATGCACACCGGCCTCGAGGACCTGCCGTGGGACATCGGCAAGCTCGCGGCCTACTTCGCGGCGCGCGCCAAGGGCGGAGTCGGCCTCATCATCACCGGCGGCTACTCCCCCAACATCACCGGTTGGCTCCTGCCCGCCGGCGCGAAGATGTCCAGCCCGCTCGACGCGATCCTGCACAAGAAGGTGACCGACGCCGTCCACAAGGAGGGCGGCAAGATCGCGATGCAGTTGCTGCACGCCGGCCGCTACTCCTACAACCCGCTCAGCGCCTCGGCCAGCGCGATCAAGGCACCGATCAACCCGTTCAAGCCGCGTGCCATGTCGGACTTCGAGGTGCGCAAGACCATCCGCGACTTCGGCAATGCCGCCCGCACGGCGCAGAAGGCCGGCTACGACGGGGTCGAGGTCATGGGCGGCGAGGGCTACCTCATCAACCAGTTCCTGGCGGCGCGCACCAACAAGCGCACCGACAAGTGGGGCGGTACGGCGGAGAACCGGCAGCGCTTCCCGGTGGAGATCGTCAAGGAGATCCGCAAGCGCTGCGGCAAGAACTTCATCGTCGTGTTCCGACTGTCGATGGCGGACTTCGTCGAGGAGGGCCAGACCCGCAACGAGATCCTGGCACTGGCGCACAAGCTCGAAGCGGCCGGCGTCGACATCCTCAACACCGACATCGGCTGGCACGAGGCCCGCGTCCCCACGATCGTGACCTCGGTCCCCCGCGCCGCCTTCGCCGCGTTCACCGCCGATGTGACGCGCGCCGTGAACATCCCCGTGTGCGCCGCGAACCGCATCAACATGCCCGCGACCGCCGAGGAACTGCTCGAGCGGGGCGACGCACAGCTCGTGCAGATCGCCCGCCCCCTCCTCGCCGACCCCGAGTGGGCGAACAAGGCGCGCGACGAGCGGGCCGAGGAGATCAACACCTGCATCGGCTGCAATCAGGCCTGCCTCGACCACGCCTTCGTGCACAAGAAGGTGTCGTGTCTGGTGAACCCGCGTGCCGGCCGGGAGACGGACCTCGTGCTCGCGCCGACCCGCGCCGCCAAGCGCGTCGCCGTCGTCGGTGCCGGGCCGGCCGGACTCTCCGCCGCTGTCAGCGCCGCCGAGTGCGGCCACAAGGTCGAACTCTTCGAGGCGAGCGATCACATCGGTGGCCAGTTCGGCTACGCCGCGAAGATCCCCGGCAAGGAGGAGTTCAACGAGACCATCCGGTACTTCACCACGATGCTGGACCGGAACCAGGTGACCGTGCACCTGAACACCGAGGCGACCGTCGATGACCTGGCCGGGAAGTTCGACGAGGTGATCATCGCGACGGGCGTCGTGCCGCGCGTCCCGTCGTTCCCCGGCGTCGACCACCCGAAGGTCATCACGTACGCCGAGGCGATCAGCGGCGCCAAGGAGATCGGCGACACCGTCGCGATCATGGGTGCCGGCGGGATCGGCTTCGACGTGGCCGAGTTCGTCACGACCGACAAGTCGCCCACCCTGCACCTGGACGAGTGGAACGCCGAGTGGGGCGTCACCCGTCAGGGCGACGTGCCGGGCTTCGTCACCAAGCCGGCCCCGGCACCGTCGACCCGGTCCAAGGTGTACATGCTGCAGCGCAAGAGCACCCCGCAGGGGATCGGCCTGGGCAAGACCACCGGCTGGGTGCACCGCGCCACCGTGAAGATGAAGAAGGTCGAACAGCTCACCGGCGTCAACTACGAGAAGGTCGATGACGCCGGCCTGCACATCACGTTCGGAGACGAGCGCAAGGACGCCCGGGTGCTGGACGTGGAGACGGTCATCCTGTGCACCGGCCAGGAGTCGGTGCGCGACCTCGACGAGGCGCTCGCCGAGCGGGGCGTGAAGGCCCACGTGATCGGCGGCGCGGCTCTGGCCGCCGAGCTGGACGCCAAGCGGGCGATCCGCCAGGGCACCGAGGTCGCCGCGGCGCTGTAG
- the cmrA gene encoding mycolate reductase (Catalyzes the final step in mycolic acid biosynthesis.), protein MPVPAPHQSARAVVSGGSSGIGVALATELARRGHSVILVARSTGPMEELAAKLRAEFGVEAEVRGVDLSDHAARAVLCEELASREISILCNNAGTATFGRVIDLDFDYERAQLELNANAVHDLTLAVLPQMVQRGSGGIMITGSAAGNMPIPNNATYAASKAFANTFSESLRGELKKTGVHVTLLAPGPVRTELPDPEDRSTVEKVVPEFLWVNTEYTARVTLDALEKNKMRVVPGLLSKGMSMAGNYTPRGIMAPIVGEMYKKLAGN, encoded by the coding sequence ATGCCAGTACCCGCACCCCATCAGTCCGCCCGCGCCGTCGTCAGCGGCGGCTCCTCCGGCATCGGTGTCGCCCTCGCCACGGAGCTCGCGCGTCGCGGCCACTCGGTCATCCTCGTCGCCCGCAGCACCGGTCCCATGGAGGAACTGGCCGCGAAGCTGCGCGCCGAGTTCGGCGTGGAGGCCGAGGTCCGCGGCGTCGACCTCTCCGATCACGCCGCCCGCGCCGTGCTCTGCGAGGAACTCGCCTCCCGCGAGATCTCCATCCTCTGCAACAACGCCGGCACCGCGACCTTCGGCCGGGTGATCGACCTGGACTTCGACTACGAGCGCGCACAGCTCGAGCTCAACGCGAACGCCGTGCACGACCTGACGCTGGCGGTCCTGCCGCAGATGGTGCAGCGCGGCAGCGGCGGCATCATGATCACCGGCTCGGCGGCCGGCAACATGCCGATCCCGAACAACGCCACGTACGCGGCGTCGAAGGCCTTCGCCAACACCTTCTCCGAGTCGCTGCGCGGCGAGTTGAAGAAGACCGGTGTGCACGTCACGCTGCTGGCCCCCGGCCCCGTGCGGACCGAACTCCCCGACCCCGAGGACCGCTCCACGGTCGAGAAGGTCGTGCCCGAGTTCCTGTGGGTCAACACCGAGTACACCGCGCGCGTGACCCTCGACGCGCTGGAGAAGAACAAGATGCGCGTCGTGCCCGGCCTGCTGTCGAAGGGCATGTCGATGGCCGGCAACTACACCCCGCGCGGCATCATGGCGCCCATCGTCGGCGAGATGTACAAGAAGCTCGCGGGGAACTGA
- a CDS encoding cytochrome c biogenesis protein CcdA produces MTELALPLVGLVGGVLAGVSPCVLPVLPVVLLGSAGTGADGAPTSRARPVAIVAGLVLSFSLFTLFGTLVLALLHLPSGLIRWVGIGALLLLGAAMLAPPLERLLERPFARLPQRVPGLQGDGAAGGFALGAALGAVYVPCAGPVLAAIALAGATDSLGLRTLILTAAFAAGTAIPLLAIALTGHRLADRVRALQRRQRAIRAVGGVLVIVLAVALALGVTDLIQRRVPDYTRAVGDRLGAAAIAPQVAGTGSLQQCQQAAFTGTAQLADCGPAPEFAGIDRWLGGAARTMAGLRGKVVLIDFWAYSCINCQRELPHAEAWWKNYRDLGFEVIGVHTPEYAFEHDAGNVTAGARKLGLTFPIAVDNRSATWTAYHNVAWPAGHLVDAAGTIRLVTLGEGHYDKAETAIRSLLLAANPGATLPPATDVPDVTPLNKDRTPELYLGAEKQQGYGGPGGYDPGTRAFTRPETVRPNTFALDGTWTVGAEDIRAGERAVLTLAYTAQRVHLDVGGTGTLTVTEAGATRTIPVDGPPDVRTVVDRPASGAGTVTVALTPGLTAYSFTFG; encoded by the coding sequence GTGACCGAGCTCGCGCTCCCGCTGGTCGGCCTCGTCGGCGGTGTCCTCGCGGGAGTCTCCCCGTGCGTGCTCCCGGTCCTGCCGGTCGTCCTGCTCGGCAGCGCCGGGACCGGCGCCGACGGTGCTCCCACCTCGCGGGCCCGGCCGGTCGCGATCGTCGCAGGCCTGGTGCTCAGCTTCTCCCTGTTCACCTTGTTCGGCACCCTCGTTCTCGCCCTCCTGCATCTGCCCAGCGGGCTGATCCGCTGGGTCGGGATCGGGGCGCTGCTCCTGCTCGGCGCCGCGATGCTGGCCCCACCGCTGGAGCGGCTGCTCGAGCGGCCCTTCGCGCGTCTCCCGCAACGCGTCCCGGGCCTCCAGGGCGACGGTGCCGCGGGCGGCTTCGCGCTCGGCGCCGCCCTCGGCGCGGTCTACGTGCCCTGCGCCGGACCGGTGCTCGCGGCGATCGCGCTGGCCGGCGCCACCGACAGCCTCGGCCTGCGCACGCTCATCCTCACCGCGGCGTTCGCCGCCGGCACCGCGATCCCGCTGCTCGCGATCGCCCTCACCGGCCACCGCCTGGCCGACCGGGTGCGTGCCTTGCAACGACGTCAGCGGGCGATCCGCGCCGTCGGCGGCGTCCTCGTCATCGTCCTCGCGGTCGCCCTCGCGCTCGGTGTCACCGACCTCATCCAGAGGCGGGTGCCGGACTACACACGCGCCGTCGGCGATCGGCTCGGCGCCGCGGCGATCGCCCCGCAGGTGGCCGGCACCGGTTCCCTGCAGCAGTGCCAGCAGGCCGCGTTCACTGGGACGGCGCAGCTCGCCGACTGCGGGCCGGCGCCGGAGTTCGCCGGCATCGACCGGTGGCTCGGTGGTGCGGCCCGCACGATGGCGGGCCTACGCGGCAAGGTCGTGCTCATCGACTTCTGGGCGTACTCGTGCATCAACTGCCAGCGAGAACTCCCGCACGCCGAGGCCTGGTGGAAGAACTACCGCGACCTCGGGTTCGAGGTGATCGGCGTGCACACGCCCGAGTACGCCTTCGAGCACGACGCCGGCAACGTCACCGCGGGCGCGCGCAAGCTGGGCCTGACCTTCCCCATCGCCGTGGACAACCGCTCCGCGACGTGGACGGCGTACCACAACGTGGCCTGGCCCGCGGGCCACCTCGTCGACGCCGCCGGGACCATCCGGCTCGTCACCCTCGGCGAGGGGCACTACGACAAGGCCGAGACCGCGATCCGCTCGCTCCTGCTCGCCGCGAACCCCGGGGCGACACTCCCTCCCGCGACCGACGTCCCCGACGTCACGCCGTTGAACAAGGACCGGACGCCCGAGCTCTACCTCGGCGCCGAGAAGCAGCAGGGCTACGGTGGACCCGGCGGCTACGACCCCGGCACGCGCGCATTCACCCGCCCGGAGACCGTGCGGCCCAACACCTTCGCGCTCGACGGAACCTGGACCGTCGGTGCCGAGGACATCCGCGCGGGCGAGCGGGCCGTCCTCACGCTCGCCTACACCGCGCAGCGCGTCCACCTCGACGTCGGCGGCACCGGCACGCTCACCGTCACGGAGGCCGGCGCGACTCGCACGATCCCGGTCGACGGTCCGCCGGACGTCCGCACGGTCGTCGACCGGCCCGCCTCCGGTGCCGGCACGGTCACCGTCGCCCTGACGCCCGGCTTGACGGCCTACTCGTTCACCTTCGGCTGA
- a CDS encoding DoxX family protein, translated as MKVDDMNRWAPYYLFALRIVTGVLFALHGAATFWGFLGGHRSSPEVFAWPSWWGAIIQLVGGLLVAAGALTRPAAIIASGSMAYAYFAFHAGDGLSPLANDGELSVLYCWVLLLFAFTGPGPISVDAAIGRLRATDRGDGKVASDRADEEDAAESAV; from the coding sequence ATGAAGGTGGATGACATGAACCGCTGGGCCCCGTACTACCTGTTCGCGCTCCGGATCGTCACGGGTGTGCTGTTCGCGCTCCACGGCGCCGCGACGTTCTGGGGCTTCCTCGGCGGCCACCGCTCGAGCCCTGAGGTCTTCGCGTGGCCGAGCTGGTGGGGCGCGATCATTCAGCTCGTGGGCGGCCTCCTCGTCGCCGCCGGCGCCCTCACCCGGCCCGCGGCGATCATCGCGTCGGGCTCGATGGCGTACGCCTACTTCGCCTTCCACGCCGGCGACGGACTCTCGCCGCTCGCCAACGACGGCGAGCTGTCCGTCCTGTACTGCTGGGTGCTACTGCTGTTCGCGTTCACGGGGCCGGGGCCGATCAGCGTCGACGCCGCGATCGGCCGCCTGCGCGCGACGGATCGCGGTGACGGAAAGGTCGCGTCGGACCGCGCCGATGAGGAGGATGCGGCAGAGTCTGCGGTATGA
- a CDS encoding IS630 family transposase, giving the protein MANHPAPALTLRDGDREVLESWTRSASVRASAAKRARIVLLAADGESNQRIAELVDASRTTVIAWRDRYLERGLEGLSDRVRPGRPRELDQDAIIVATLTPPPKSLGVTHWSTRLLAARIKVSPAAVARAWRAYGIKPFKAESFRFSTDPELVGKVTDICGLYLNPPQNAIVLCVDEKSQIQALDRTVPILPTQPGKVERRSHDYYRHGTTTLFAALDIATGKVTAALKPKHRHQEFLAFLRQIERAYRDVLDSDGNPVELHLVMDNYAAHKHANVKAWLAKHPRIVVHFTPTHASWMNLVEAWFGIVERQAIRRGVFTSVQDLNAKIRAFIDGWNPRAQPFVWTKTAEQILEKANRPTTSNPRH; this is encoded by the coding sequence ATGGCGAATCATCCTGCTCCGGCGTTGACGCTGCGCGATGGTGATCGGGAGGTGCTGGAGTCGTGGACCCGGTCCGCTTCGGTGCGGGCGTCCGCGGCCAAGCGGGCGCGGATCGTGTTGCTGGCCGCTGATGGTGAGTCGAATCAGCGGATCGCTGAGTTGGTCGATGCGAGCCGGACGACGGTGATCGCGTGGCGGGATCGGTATCTCGAGCGTGGCCTGGAGGGCCTGTCCGATCGGGTTCGGCCAGGCCGGCCGCGGGAGCTCGATCAGGATGCGATCATCGTCGCAACGCTCACGCCGCCGCCGAAAAGCCTTGGGGTGACGCATTGGTCGACGAGGCTGCTCGCCGCCCGGATCAAGGTGTCGCCGGCCGCGGTGGCGCGGGCGTGGCGCGCGTACGGGATCAAACCGTTCAAGGCCGAATCGTTCCGGTTCTCCACCGACCCCGAGCTGGTCGGCAAGGTCACCGACATCTGCGGCCTGTACTTGAACCCGCCTCAGAACGCGATCGTGCTGTGCGTGGATGAGAAGTCGCAGATCCAAGCCCTGGATCGGACGGTGCCGATCCTGCCGACCCAGCCCGGGAAGGTCGAACGCCGCTCCCATGACTACTACCGGCACGGCACCACCACCTTGTTCGCCGCCCTCGACATCGCGACCGGCAAGGTCACCGCCGCCCTCAAACCCAAGCACCGGCACCAGGAGTTCCTGGCGTTCCTGCGTCAGATCGAGCGGGCCTACCGCGACGTGCTCGACTCCGACGGCAACCCGGTCGAGCTGCACCTGGTGATGGACAACTACGCAGCTCACAAGCATGCGAACGTCAAGGCCTGGCTCGCCAAGCATCCCCGGATCGTCGTGCACTTCACCCCGACACACGCCTCCTGGATGAATCTCGTCGAGGCCTGGTTCGGGATCGTCGAACGACAGGCCATCCGGCGCGGCGTGTTCACCTCCGTCCAGGACCTCAACGCCAAGATCCGGGCGTTCATCGACGGCTGGAACCCGAGAGCACAGCCGTTCGTCTGGACCAAGACCGCCGAGCAGATCCTCGAGAAGGCGAACCGTCCAACAACTTCAAACCCGCGCCACTAG